From one Triticum aestivum cultivar Chinese Spring chromosome 4B, IWGSC CS RefSeq v2.1, whole genome shotgun sequence genomic stretch:
- the LOC123094840 gene encoding transcription repressor OFP1, translating into MPASSWFHKLRGRSTRKAKRSPACPPSPTRGSSAAASPECTDQQTSQQRRPPALPPAACAGYSPNRASYYFPSADRGALRCIAPRGADDDDGAALDVRVDVIHSRAGRLGGIDAPPATPELNLRRIVTRPAAKNDPAEGVAVGSSAGTPTSAATTPTTCRARGFHVKPAGRRRRRGHDDKSARKEKTAEDAGSRRRRWLYESLVVVKTSSDPERDMAESMAEMVAANRIRSSEDLEELLACYLALNAAEHHRAVVAAFRRVWLHIAGQRMRHLRH; encoded by the coding sequence ATGCCAGCCTCCTCCTGGTTCCACAAGCTCAGGGGGAGGAGCACAAGGAAGGCCAAGCGATCGCCCGCGTGTCCGCCGAGTCCGACGCgcggctcctccgccgccgcctcgccggagtgcACGGACCAACAGACAAGCCAGCAGCGCCGGCCACCCGCGCTTCcaccggcggcgtgtgccggctaCTCTCCCAACAGAGCCTCCTACTACTTTCCGAGCGCGGACCGGGGAGCGCTCCGGTGCATCGCCCCGCGCGgcgccgacgacgacgacggcgcggCCTTGGACGTCCGTGTCGACGTCATCCATAGCCGCGCCGGCAGGCTCGGCGGCATAGACGCGCCTCCGGCGACGCCGGAGCTCAACCTTCGGCGCATCGTCACGAGGCCCGCCGCCAAGAACGACCCCGCGGAAGGCGTCGCCGTTGGCAGCAGCGCCGGCACCCCCACCTCGGCTGCCACGACGCCGACCACCTGCAGGGCGCGGGGGTTCCACGTGAAGCCGGCCGgcaggcggcgtcggcgcggcCACGACGACAAAAGTGCCCGGAAGGAAAAAACAGCCGAGGACGCGGGCAGCAGGAGACGGCGGTGGCTGTACGAGAGCCTGGTGGTGGTGAAGACATCGTCGGACCCGGAGAGGGATATGGCGGAGAGCATGGCGGAGATGGTGGCGGCCAACCGCATACGGTCATCGGAGGACCTCGAGGAGCTGCTGGCGTGCTACCTCGCTCTCAACGCCGCCGAGCACCACCGCGCCGTCGTTGCCGCGTTCCGCCGTGTCTGGCTTCACATCGCCGGCCAAAGAATGCGCCACCTGCGACACTAA